Proteins encoded in a region of the Patagioenas fasciata isolate bPatFas1 chromosome 21, bPatFas1.hap1, whole genome shotgun sequence genome:
- the MED20 gene encoding mediator of RNA polymerase II transcription subunit 20 isoform X2, producing the protein MYVMHNSEYPLSCFALFENGPCLIADANFDILMVKLKGFFQNAKANKIESRGTRYQYCDFLVKVGTVTMGPSARGISVEVEYGPCVIANDCWNLLMEFMQSFMGSHAPGVPSVFGTKHDSVYGPADTMVQYMELFNKIRKQQQVPVAGIR; encoded by the exons ATGTACGTGATGCACAACTCCGAATACCCCCTGAGCTGCTTCGCCCTCTTTGAGAACGGTCCCTGCCTCATCGCGGACGCCAACTTTGACATCCTGATGGTGAAGCTGAAAGGATTTTTCCAGAACGCCAAGGCCAACAAGATCGAGAGCCGGGGCACCCGCTACCAGTACTGCGACTTCTTGGTGAAGGTGGGCACGGTCACCATGGGGCCCAGTGCCCGCGGGATCTCTGTGGAG GTGGAGTACGGCCCCTGCGTGATCGCCAACGACTGCTGGAACCTGCTCATGGAGTTCATGCAGAGCTTCATGGGCAGCCACGCTCCCGGCGTCCCCTCTGTGTTCGGCACCAAGCACGACAGCGTCTACGGCCCCGCGGACACCATGGTCCAGTACATGGAGCTCTTCAACAAGATCCGCAAGCAGCAGCAGGTGCCCGTGGCTGGGATCAGGTGA